Below is a genomic region from Paenibacillus rhizovicinus.
CGGCATCGTATCCTACCTGGACGTACTGCTCAGCGCTTCGAGCTTCAGCGATTTTCTCGATCGGATGGATTCGCTCTCATCCATCCTTGGACAGGACCGCGATATATTGGATGGGCGCAAGGTAGATAAGGTGCTGGTCGCAGAGAAGAAACAAGAAGTCGAGCAATCGCTGGCTGAAGTGAAAACGATGTACGGCAAGCTGGCAGACTACAAGGCTCTTCTGAAAGACAAGGAACAGCAGAAAGAAGTCATGGTACAGAAATATAAAAGCCAGGCGGACGATCTCGACGAAATCAGCGAGGAGCAGGAAGAACTGCTCATTCAGCTGGCGAAGAAAGTATCCGATCTGGAAGCGAAGAAGAAAACGATCAAAGTGTATTACAACCCCGGCGGCAAGCTGGGCATGCCGCTTCAGGCCAGCTGGCGGCTCAGCTCCCCGTTCGGCTACCGAACGCATCCGATTTATGGCGTGCGCAGGCTGCATACCGGCATGGATATGGCGGTTCCGAAAGGGACTCCGATCTACGCGGCGGAATCCGGCGTCGTCCTAGTTGCCCAATGGTCGAACGGTTACGGCAACTGCGTCATCATTGATCACGGCGGCGGTTTATGGACGGTTTACGGTCATATCCGCGACGGCGGCATTATGGTTAAAGAGGGACAGTCGGTCAAACGCGGCGACAAGATTGCGGAAGTCGGC
It encodes:
- a CDS encoding murein hydrolase activator EnvC family protein — protein: MKKGLLVLAIIVLAGYIFQPTQGQASSQLDKINKELAEVRKEMSAATHNRNQADKDKESVLAMKDQTAKSVTEIVSQINEVGTQLNTVQSQIDAKEAQARQAGADLEAAEERIKTQDKLLQSRIRLMYTNGIVSYLDVLLSASSFSDFLDRMDSLSSILGQDRDILDGRKVDKVLVAEKKQEVEQSLAEVKTMYGKLADYKALLKDKEQQKEVMVQKYKSQADDLDEISEEQEELLIQLAKKVSDLEAKKKTIKVYYNPGGKLGMPLQASWRLSSPFGYRTHPIYGVRRLHTGMDMAVPKGTPIYAAESGVVLVAQWSNGYGNCVIIDHGGGLWTVYGHIRDGGIMVKEGQSVKRGDKIAEVGSTGDSTGNHLHFEVRLNQKAVNPAPYLK